The proteins below come from a single Aegilops tauschii subsp. strangulata cultivar AL8/78 chromosome 6, Aet v6.0, whole genome shotgun sequence genomic window:
- the LOC109757238 gene encoding T-complex protein 1 subunit zeta 1 → MSIRMLNQNAEVMNKSAALAMNIGAAKGLQDVLKTNLGPKGTIKMLVGGAGDIKLTKDGNTLLKEMQIQNPTAIMIARTAVAQDDTSGDGTTSTVLFIGELMKMSERCIEEGTHPRFLVDGFEVAKKATLEFLETFKTPVVIGDQPDREILKMVARTTLRTKLYEGLADQLTDIVVNAVLCIRQSDQPIDLFMVEIMHMRHKFDVDTRLIEGLVLDHGSRHPDMKRRAENCYILTANVSLEYEKSEINAGFFYSNAEQREKMVTAERRQVDERVQKIIELKNKVCAGTDKNFVVINQKGIDPPSLDLLARAGIIALRRAKRRNMERLVLACGGEAINSVEGMTEDCLGWAGLVYEHVLGEEKYTFVENVKNPHSCTILIKGPNDHTIAQIKDAVRDGLRSVKNTVEDEAVVLGAGAFEMAARKHLIDNVKKTVKGRAQLGVGAFADALLVIPKTLAENSGLDTQDVIVSLENEHDRGLVVGLNHNTGEPVDPEMEGIYDNYSVKRQIVNSGPIIASQLLLVDEVIRAGRNMRKPT, encoded by the exons atgtcGATCCGCATGCTGAACCAGAACGCGGAGGTGATGAACAAGTCGGCGGCCCTGGCCATGAACATCGGCGCCGCCAAGGGCCTCCAGGACGTCCTCAAGACCAACCTCGGCCCCAAGGGCACCATCAAGAT GCTCGTGGGTGGAGCTGGCGACATCAAGCTGACCAAGGACGGGAACACCCTCTTGAAAGAAATG CAAATCCAGAACCCGACAGCAATCATGATTGCGAGAACGGCGGTGGCGCAGGACGACACGAGCGGCGATGGCACCACGTCCACGGTGCTTTTCATCGGGGAGCTTATGAAGATGTCTGAGCGATGCATCGAAGAAG GTACTCATCCACGGTTTTTGGTTGATGGCTTTGAGGTTGCCAAGAAAGCAACTCTTGAATTTCTCGAGACATTCAAGACACCAGTTGTTATCGGTGATCAACCCGACAGGGAGATCTTGAAAATGGTAGCAAGAACAACTCTTAGGACAAAG CTGTATGAAGGATTGGCTGATCAGTTGACCGATATTGTTGTGAATGCG GTCCTATGCATCCGCCAAAGTGATCAACCAATTGATCTTTTTATGGTGGAAATAATGCATATGCGCCACAAATTCGATGTCGACACACGTCTG ATTGAGGGTCTGGTCCTTGACCATGGTTCTCGGCACCCTGACATGAAGCGCAGAGCAGAGAATTGTTACATCCTGACAGCTAATGTATCACTGGAATACGAGAAAAG TGAAATCAATGCAGGATTCTTCTACTCAAACGCAGAACAAAGAGAAAAGATGGTTACTGCAGAGAGGCGTCAAGTTGATGAACGTGTCCAGAAGATCATTGAATTGAAAAATAAG GTTTGCGCAGGAACTGACAAGAATTTTGTGGTGATCAACCAAAAGGGCATCGATCCTCCGTCCCTTGATCTCCTAGCTAGAGCTGGG ATTATTGCTCTCCGAAGAGCAAAGCGGAGGAACATGGAGAGACTTGTGCTAGCATGTGGCGGCGAAGCCATCAATTCAGTTGAAGGCATGACTGAAGACTGTCTTGGCTGGGCTGGGCTTGTCTATGAGCATGTTCTTGGAGAAGAAAAATACACGTTCGTGGAGAATGTTAAGAACCCTCACTCCTGTACTATTTTGATCAAAG GACCTAATGATCACACCATTGCACAAATTAAGGATGCCGTACGAGATGGTCTAAGATCTGTGAAGAACACAGTTGAGGATGAAGCTGTTGTGCTG GGCGCTGGAGCGTTCGAGATGGCTGCAAGGAAGCATCTCATTGACAATGTGAAGAAAACCGTTAAAGGA CGAGCCCAACTTGGGGTGGGGGCATTTGCTGATGCTCTGCTCGTTATCCCCAAGACGCTAGCGGAGAATTCGGGCTTAGATACCCAAGACGTTATTGTCTCTCTTGAG AATGAGCACGACCGTGGGCTGGTGGTGGGGCTGAACCATAACACTGGCGAGCCGGTCGACCCTGAGATGGAAGGTATCTATGACAACTACTCGGTGAAGCGCCAGATCGTCAACTCGGG GCCCATCATCGCGTCGCAGCTGTTGCTAGTGGATGAGGTGATCAGGGCGGGGCGCAACATGAGGAAACCAACCTAA